One genomic segment of Methanococcus voltae PS includes these proteins:
- a CDS encoding methylcobamide:CoM methyltransferase MtbA has protein sequence MISPKERLKVVLKEKETVDRPPCICPGGMMNMIVKDIMDITNIYWPEAHNDPQKMADLTYRLYKNGGFENVGVPFCMTVEAEAMGAKVKMGTEITEPRVTEYPINSVTEYMNLTEILSTKKDEKDENGNITREQVILDSIKILKNKDKDVPVVANLTGPVSVASSLMEPITYYKELRSKPEKVHEYMDFVTDNLIKFGKAQLKAGADVLAISDPSGTGEILGPKMFKEYAMPYLNKLIEETQDYAQTGTIIHICGRLKSIYGEIKTLESDAISFDSITDVKQVVENVPGKAIMGNVSTFALENGNPESIGRMSNACMKFGVDILSPACGIGVRTKLENIQAMVNTAKNSSNSNLKN, from the coding sequence GTGATATCCCCTAAAGAACGATTAAAAGTAGTTTTAAAAGAGAAAGAAACCGTAGATAGACCTCCCTGCATATGTCCGGGCGGTATGATGAATATGATAGTCAAAGATATCATGGATATTACAAACATATATTGGCCAGAAGCTCATAACGACCCTCAAAAAATGGCGGATTTAACATATAGATTATATAAAAATGGCGGATTTGAAAATGTTGGCGTTCCTTTTTGTATGACTGTAGAAGCAGAAGCTATGGGTGCTAAAGTTAAAATGGGCACTGAAATAACTGAACCAAGAGTTACAGAATATCCAATAAATTCAGTAACTGAATATATGAATTTAACTGAAATTTTATCAACTAAAAAAGATGAAAAAGATGAAAATGGAAATATAACTCGGGAACAAGTAATATTAGACTCTATAAAAATTTTGAAGAATAAAGATAAAGATGTACCCGTGGTTGCAAATTTAACTGGCCCTGTAAGTGTGGCTTCATCATTAATGGAACCAATTACATACTATAAAGAACTTAGGTCTAAACCAGAAAAGGTACATGAATATATGGATTTTGTTACTGATAACTTAATAAAATTTGGTAAAGCTCAATTAAAAGCAGGTGCTGACGTTTTAGCAATTTCTGACCCGAGTGGTACCGGTGAAATATTAGGCCCTAAAATGTTCAAAGAATATGCTATGCCTTATTTAAATAAATTAATAGAAGAAACACAAGATTATGCTCAAACAGGTACAATAATACACATTTGTGGTAGATTAAAAAGTATATACGGCGAAATAAAAACTTTAGAAAGTGATGCAATCAGTTTTGATTCAATAACTGATGTAAAGCAAGTTGTTGAGAATGTGCCGGGTAAAGCAATCATGGGTAATGTAAGTACATTTGCCTTAGAAAACGGTAATCCTGAATCTATAGGTAGAATGAGCAACGCATGTATGAAGTTTGGAGTAGATATTTTATCTCCTGCATGCGGTATTGGCGTTAGGACAAAATTAGAGAATATTCAAGCAATGGTAAATACAGCAAAAAATTCCTCTAATTCAAATTTAAAGAACTAA
- a CDS encoding ASKHA domain-containing protein — protein MAIITVINSNIENNMLKFDNGELLLNILQNNSLKVESPCGGAGTCGKCKVKILNQNETNVSKPSPEELRYLSEDELSSGIRLSCLTYVYDNLTVDLLSEANLSNNEESSSHKILADGYIPEFKYNPNIMKISCPLNKDTLKMMDIENLKDKNIKTFEEIFLKLLHDGVNKRYAKNDEYCLDITKLNLNLNNLNILHSIQQLSELLSKNLNQESEIVINAIFSENNLLGLEIQEKENLNENNSTDLDSNSTHDSNCYGVAIDIGTTTVVSSLIDIKNEKELCSESRINPQKQYGLDVLSRIDFTKKNEKGLKLLHNSIISCINEMITDLAQKQGISKESIYEVVISANTTMLHFLINIDAKTIGKSPYLPIFLNSKYLKATDLNIDISKFGKMYCLPGVSGYIGSDIVAGVEVSNLEKTDKLVLFIDIGTNGEIVLSNHGELSACSCAAGPALEGMNISCGMRAANGAIEGFKFKETEKNESTNKKDLKDLNADIKVIGDCEPSGICGSGILDIISEIVRVGLVNKTGRIKSPNTMNELYRDRIIEKEGKRAILIYANPHSNDKDIYISQNDIRQVQLAKAAIVSGFEALLNELNVSMQDLDEVIVAGQFGKHLSEDSLAGSGIIPKELKDKVRYIGNSSKIGALMCLLSKDSRKNMENVANKIKYCELSTKDGYEDLFIKALNFNK, from the coding sequence ATGGCAATAATTACAGTAATTAATTCAAACATTGAAAATAATATGTTAAAATTTGACAATGGTGAATTACTACTTAATATTCTCCAAAATAATAGTTTAAAGGTAGAAAGTCCATGTGGCGGTGCTGGAACTTGTGGAAAATGTAAAGTTAAAATTTTAAATCAAAATGAAACCAACGTTTCAAAACCTTCACCTGAAGAATTAAGATACCTTTCAGAGGATGAATTAAGCTCTGGAATTCGTTTAAGTTGTTTAACTTATGTATATGATAATTTAACCGTGGATTTACTTAGTGAAGCTAATTTATCCAATAATGAAGAGAGTAGCTCCCATAAAATTTTAGCAGATGGATATATTCCAGAATTTAAGTACAATCCAAACATTATGAAGATATCTTGCCCCCTAAATAAAGATACGCTAAAAATGATGGATATTGAAAATTTAAAGGATAAAAATATTAAAACTTTTGAAGAAATCTTTTTGAAATTATTGCATGATGGTGTTAACAAAAGATACGCTAAAAATGATGAATATTGTTTAGATATTACTAAATTAAATTTAAATTTAAATAATTTAAATATCCTACATTCAATACAACAATTATCTGAATTACTATCTAAAAATTTAAATCAAGAATCCGAAATAGTTATTAATGCAATTTTTTCAGAAAATAACTTATTAGGACTAGAAATTCAGGAAAAAGAAAATTTAAACGAAAATAATTCAACAGATTTGGATTCAAATTCAACACATGATTCTAATTGCTATGGGGTGGCTATAGATATAGGTACAACTACTGTAGTGTCTTCTTTAATAGATATAAAAAATGAAAAAGAGCTTTGTTCCGAAAGTAGAATCAATCCTCAAAAACAATATGGTTTAGATGTACTTTCAAGAATAGATTTTACAAAGAAGAATGAAAAAGGTTTAAAATTATTACATAATAGTATAATCTCTTGTATTAATGAAATGATAACTGATTTAGCTCAAAAACAAGGAATATCTAAAGAATCTATTTACGAAGTTGTAATATCTGCAAATACTACGATGTTACACTTTTTAATAAATATTGATGCAAAAACAATTGGTAAATCTCCTTATTTGCCGATATTCTTAAATTCAAAGTATTTAAAGGCAACTGATTTAAATATCGATATTTCAAAATTTGGTAAGATGTACTGCTTACCTGGCGTTTCTGGATATATTGGTTCAGACATAGTTGCTGGGGTAGAAGTATCCAATTTAGAAAAAACCGATAAATTGGTATTGTTTATAGATATTGGTACCAATGGGGAAATAGTTTTATCAAATCATGGTGAATTATCCGCATGCTCTTGCGCAGCCGGTCCTGCGTTAGAAGGTATGAATATTAGTTGTGGTATGAGGGCAGCAAACGGTGCGATAGAAGGTTTTAAATTCAAAGAAACTGAAAAAAATGAATCTACCAACAAAAAAGATTTAAAAGATTTAAATGCCGATATAAAGGTAATTGGAGATTGTGAACCTTCGGGAATTTGTGGCAGTGGTATTTTAGATATTATTTCTGAAATTGTAAGAGTTGGATTGGTGAATAAGACTGGACGTATAAAATCGCCAAATACTATGAATGAACTCTATAGGGATAGAATCATTGAAAAAGAGGGCAAAAGAGCTATATTAATTTATGCTAATCCGCATTCAAACGATAAAGACATCTATATATCTCAAAATGATATTAGACAAGTTCAATTAGCTAAAGCAGCAATAGTATCGGGTTTTGAAGCCTTACTGAATGAATTAAACGTTTCAATGCAAGATTTGGATGAAGTTATAGTTGCAGGACAATTTGGAAAACACCTTAGTGAAGATAGTTTAGCCGGAAGTGGTATAATACCTAAAGAATTAAAAGATAAAGTTCGATATATTGGTAATTCTTCCAAAATAGGTGCTTTAATGTGTTTATTATCTAAAGATTCTAGAAAAAATATGGAAAATGTAGCAAATAAGATAAAATACTGTGAATTATCTACTAAAGACGGTTATGAAGATTTATTTATCAAAGCTTTAAATTTTAACAAATAA